A genomic window from Micromonospora violae includes:
- a CDS encoding class I SAM-dependent methyltransferase, with protein sequence MTEQHEFDKDYWERHWHQTHHDRPGAMSTSPAHPYLARETADLAPGSALDAGCGAGAEAIWLASHGWQVTAVDIAPVALARAAERATESGVSERVRWVEADLTSWAPDTRFDLVTTHYAHPAMPQLAFYDRIAGWVAPGGTLLIVGHLHTTEGAEPGHGHEHGHGHGQHPPAEASVTLADITAGLDSATWEIVTAEEHRRTMPGREAPLYDVVVRATRRR encoded by the coding sequence ATGACCGAGCAGCACGAGTTCGACAAGGACTACTGGGAGCGGCACTGGCACCAGACGCACCACGACCGCCCCGGCGCGATGAGCACCAGCCCCGCGCACCCGTACCTGGCCCGGGAGACCGCCGATCTCGCGCCGGGCTCGGCGCTGGACGCCGGGTGCGGTGCGGGTGCCGAGGCGATCTGGCTCGCCTCCCACGGCTGGCAGGTCACCGCTGTCGACATCGCACCCGTCGCGCTCGCCCGGGCGGCCGAACGCGCCACCGAGAGCGGGGTGTCCGAGCGCGTGCGGTGGGTGGAGGCGGACCTGACGAGCTGGGCCCCGGACACACGGTTCGACCTGGTCACGACGCATTACGCGCACCCCGCGATGCCGCAGCTCGCCTTCTACGACCGTATCGCCGGGTGGGTGGCGCCCGGCGGCACCCTCCTGATCGTCGGGCATCTGCACACCACGGAAGGCGCCGAGCCGGGCCATGGCCACGAGCACGGACATGGGCATGGGCAGCACCCGCCCGCCGAAGCATCGGTCACCCTCGCGGACATCACCGCCGGCCTGGACAGCGCCACCTGGGAGATCGTCACCGCCGAGGAGCACCGCCGCACGATGCCGGGCCGGGAGGCCCCGCTGTACGACGTGGTCGTCCGCGCCACCCGACGTCGCTGA
- a CDS encoding RNA polymerase sigma factor, translated as MTGDRTVEDLLRTFAPQVLGLLVRRYGQFDRCEDAVQEALLAAATQWPGQGVPDNPRAWLLTVATRRLTDEWRSESARRDREVAVARREPAYAGVAPAADAEPTVAADDDTLTLLFLCCHPALPGSAQVALTLRAVGGLSTAQIARAHLVPEATMSQRIRRAKQRIEAAGARFTMPGPAEREERLGTVLRVLYLIFNEGYTASSGPDLRRTELTGEAIRLTRILRGLLPDDGEVAGLLALMLLTDAHRAARVGPDGELVPLAEQDRARWDAAAIAEGIALITEALTWSPPGPYQLQAAIAAVHAEASTAAETDWPQIVALYRLLARIAPNPMVTLNQAVAVAMVDGPRAGLALLTPLDADERTAGHHRLAAVRAHLLELAGDVDAARAAYLAAARGTTSRPEQRYLEVRAARLTGQH; from the coding sequence GTGACCGGGGACCGGACGGTCGAGGACCTGCTGCGCACGTTCGCGCCGCAGGTCCTCGGCCTGCTGGTCCGTCGGTACGGACAGTTCGACAGGTGCGAGGACGCGGTCCAGGAGGCGCTGCTCGCCGCCGCGACGCAGTGGCCCGGACAGGGCGTACCGGATAATCCGCGCGCCTGGTTGCTCACCGTGGCCACCCGCCGGCTCACCGACGAGTGGCGCAGCGAGAGCGCGCGCCGGGACCGCGAGGTGGCGGTGGCGCGGCGCGAGCCGGCGTACGCCGGGGTGGCGCCGGCGGCGGACGCGGAGCCCACCGTTGCGGCCGACGACGACACCCTCACCCTGCTGTTCCTCTGCTGCCACCCGGCGTTGCCCGGATCGGCGCAGGTGGCGCTCACCCTGCGGGCGGTCGGTGGTCTCAGCACCGCCCAGATCGCACGGGCGCACCTGGTGCCGGAGGCGACGATGAGTCAACGGATCCGGCGGGCCAAGCAGCGGATCGAGGCCGCCGGGGCCCGGTTCACCATGCCCGGGCCGGCCGAGCGGGAGGAGCGGCTGGGGACGGTGCTCCGGGTGCTCTACCTGATCTTCAACGAGGGCTACACCGCGTCCAGCGGCCCGGACCTGCGCCGGACCGAGCTGACCGGGGAGGCGATCCGGCTGACCCGCATCCTGCGCGGGCTGCTGCCCGACGACGGCGAGGTGGCCGGGCTGTTGGCGCTGATGCTGCTGACCGACGCGCACCGGGCGGCCCGGGTGGGGCCGGACGGGGAGTTGGTGCCGCTGGCGGAGCAGGATCGGGCACGGTGGGACGCCGCCGCCATCGCGGAGGGGATCGCGCTGATCACCGAGGCGTTGACCTGGTCGCCGCCGGGCCCGTACCAGCTCCAAGCGGCGATCGCCGCCGTGCACGCCGAGGCGTCGACGGCGGCGGAGACGGACTGGCCTCAGATCGTCGCGCTCTACCGGCTGCTGGCCCGGATCGCGCCGAACCCGATGGTCACCCTGAACCAGGCGGTGGCGGTGGCCATGGTGGACGGGCCCCGGGCCGGGCTCGCCCTGCTCACGCCGTTGGACGCCGACGAACGCACGGCCGGGCACCACCGGCTGGCCGCCGTCCGGGCGCATCTGTTGGAGTTGGCCGGGGATGTCGATGCGGCGCGGGCGGCGTACCTGGCCGCGGCGCGGGGCACCACGAGCCGGCCCGAGCAGCGGTATCTGGAGGTGCGGGCGGCCCGGCTGACCGGGCAACACTGA
- a CDS encoding YciI family protein has product MLLIWNRPGFTEELSEQERTALFGEVDEIMKELTETGELIGGQALANPSQTLTVRQVDGNPEILDGPFMESKEQFAGYLAVDCDSPQRAAEIAARWPDVRYGGAMEVRPIMDEAGTEM; this is encoded by the coding sequence ATGCTGCTGATCTGGAACCGGCCCGGCTTCACCGAGGAGCTGAGCGAGCAGGAGCGCACCGCCCTCTTCGGCGAGGTCGACGAGATCATGAAGGAGCTGACCGAGACCGGCGAGCTGATCGGCGGCCAGGCGTTGGCCAATCCGTCGCAGACGCTGACGGTCCGGCAGGTGGACGGCAACCCCGAGATCCTCGACGGCCCGTTCATGGAGAGCAAGGAGCAGTTCGCCGGTTACCTGGCCGTCGACTGCGACAGCCCGCAGCGGGCTGCCGAGATCGCCGCCCGCTGGCCGGACGTCCGGTACGGCGGTGCCATGGAGGTCCGCCCGATCATGGACGAGGCCGGGACGGAGATGTGA
- a CDS encoding DUF2786 domain-containing protein, translating to MPDADELVANALAAVRGTDVRQAERQLDQLMVGTGAADGTTAVDAALLRRLVRGLGALWPRGWQPVDVDRITGRRLDARAARLVRAAMAVQRRDQAGPVPAWWDDQLRELEANAVGDDRSVLTGWATREGLDRADALRMAVDLLALVESLPPIAVLRPPPGATGAALPRTAGTARTGSPMLDRVRALLAKAESTTFPAEAEALTGKAQELIARHSIDEALVAAGSERGDVPGGVRLSTDTPYAGAKALLVQEVAAANRCESVWSDDLGFATVLGWPADLVAVELLYTSLLVQATAAMLRGRAERRPGSGRRTKVWDESFLNAFALRIGERLRTATEAATDAADQAAAGTPGAERLLPVLAARGEAVRERLDTLFPGVTRRRLNVRDAEGWSSGTSAADRASLDVGSGRKPRQVPGRPDPR from the coding sequence GTGCCGGACGCGGACGAACTCGTCGCCAACGCGCTCGCGGCGGTGCGCGGCACTGACGTACGGCAGGCCGAACGGCAGCTGGACCAGCTGATGGTCGGCACCGGCGCCGCGGACGGCACCACGGCGGTGGACGCGGCGCTGCTGCGTCGCCTGGTCCGCGGCCTGGGCGCGCTCTGGCCCCGCGGTTGGCAGCCGGTCGACGTGGACCGGATCACCGGTCGACGGCTCGACGCCCGCGCGGCCCGGTTGGTTCGCGCGGCGATGGCGGTTCAGCGGCGCGACCAGGCCGGGCCGGTCCCCGCCTGGTGGGACGACCAGCTACGCGAGTTGGAGGCCAACGCGGTCGGTGACGACCGGAGTGTGCTGACTGGCTGGGCCACCCGGGAGGGCCTGGACCGGGCCGACGCGCTCCGCATGGCCGTGGACCTTCTCGCGCTGGTGGAGAGCCTGCCGCCGATCGCGGTGCTGCGCCCACCGCCCGGGGCGACCGGTGCCGCGCTGCCTCGCACAGCCGGTACGGCCCGCACCGGGTCACCGATGCTCGACCGGGTACGCGCGCTGCTGGCCAAGGCCGAGTCGACCACTTTCCCGGCCGAGGCGGAGGCGCTGACCGGAAAGGCACAGGAGCTGATCGCCCGGCACAGCATCGACGAGGCGCTGGTGGCTGCCGGGTCGGAGCGCGGGGACGTGCCCGGCGGGGTACGCCTGAGCACCGACACCCCGTACGCGGGCGCGAAGGCGCTGCTGGTGCAGGAGGTGGCGGCGGCGAACCGGTGCGAGTCGGTCTGGTCCGACGATCTGGGCTTCGCCACCGTGCTGGGCTGGCCGGCCGATCTGGTGGCGGTGGAGTTGCTCTACACGTCGCTGCTGGTGCAGGCCACGGCGGCGATGCTGCGCGGGCGCGCCGAGCGGCGGCCGGGGTCGGGGCGGCGGACGAAGGTCTGGGACGAGTCGTTCCTCAACGCCTTCGCGCTGCGGATCGGCGAGCGGCTGCGGACGGCCACCGAGGCGGCGACCGACGCGGCGGACCAGGCGGCGGCCGGCACTCCCGGTGCGGAGCGGCTGCTGCCGGTGCTCGCGGCGCGCGGCGAGGCGGTCCGGGAGCGGCTGGACACGCTCTTCCCCGGCGTCACCCGACGCCGGCTCAACGTGCGCGACGCCGAGGGCTGGTCGTCCGGCACCTCGGCCGCCGACCGGGCGTCGCTGGACGTCGGGAGCGGCCGGAAGCCCCGACAGGTGCCCGGCCGACCCGATCCGCGCTGA
- a CDS encoding DUF2243 domain-containing protein — MVDARLPGAPTTDLRSSTLAGVLIGVAIMAAVDEIVFHQLLAWHHFYDRSTPSVALLSDGLLHAAEVIALVGGFFWFADLRRRAALSSRLAWGGFLLGAGAFQLFDGLVDHKVLRLHQIRYGVHLVPYDVVWNVAGAVLLLAGVAVLWRARSHRPDAGPR, encoded by the coding sequence GTGGTCGATGCCCGTCTGCCCGGTGCCCCCACCACCGACCTGCGGTCCTCCACCCTCGCCGGCGTCCTGATCGGCGTCGCGATCATGGCTGCGGTGGACGAGATCGTCTTTCACCAACTGCTCGCCTGGCACCACTTCTACGACCGCTCCACCCCCTCGGTGGCGCTGCTCTCGGACGGGCTGCTGCACGCCGCCGAGGTGATCGCCCTGGTGGGCGGGTTCTTCTGGTTCGCCGACCTGCGTCGGCGGGCTGCCCTGTCGAGCCGGCTGGCCTGGGGTGGCTTCCTGCTCGGCGCCGGAGCGTTCCAGCTCTTCGACGGGCTCGTCGACCACAAGGTGCTCCGGCTGCACCAGATCCGCTACGGCGTACACCTGGTGCCGTACGACGTGGTCTGGAATGTGGCTGGCGCGGTGCTGCTGCTGGCCGGCGTCGCGGTGCTGTGGCGGGCCCGGTCCCACCGGCCCGACGCTGGCCCGCGATGA
- a CDS encoding cytochrome c oxidase assembly protein yields the protein MTAAGPLAHAGHGTAGPTWLPLFPVVLLAGGYLLAAIRDPRGWDHRRTASWLVGCALLVVAVGPLAPLSDDPRGHMAQHLLLGMLAPLGLVLAAPVTLLLRVAPPPVRRSIGRLLRARALHLLAHPATAALLTTGGLALVLLTPLYAAAERHPVLHHAVHLHYLAAGYLFAWSVAGPDPAPRRPGLAVRVGALLAASAGHAVLAKYLYAQAGTLPPGLVDADPEAFRSAAQLMYYGGDLTELLLAVALFTTWYQSRRPRRRPRPRPRPKVVIKRFASPEDGSLTQTS from the coding sequence ATGACGGCGGCCGGGCCGCTGGCGCACGCCGGGCACGGTACGGCGGGGCCGACCTGGTTACCGCTGTTCCCGGTCGTGTTGCTGGCGGGCGGCTACCTGCTGGCCGCCATTCGCGACCCGCGCGGCTGGGACCACCGGCGCACCGCCTCCTGGCTGGTCGGCTGCGCCCTGCTGGTGGTGGCCGTCGGGCCGCTGGCCCCCCTTTCCGACGACCCGCGCGGGCACATGGCGCAACACCTGCTGCTCGGCATGCTGGCCCCGCTGGGGCTGGTGCTCGCCGCCCCGGTGACGCTGCTGCTGCGGGTCGCGCCACCGCCGGTACGCCGGTCGATCGGCCGGCTGCTGCGCGCCCGCGCGCTGCACCTGCTCGCCCACCCGGCCACCGCCGCGCTGCTGACCACCGGCGGGTTGGCCCTGGTGCTGCTCACCCCGCTGTACGCGGCGGCCGAACGGCACCCCGTGCTGCATCACGCCGTGCACCTGCACTACCTGGCCGCCGGGTACCTCTTCGCCTGGTCGGTGGCCGGGCCGGATCCGGCGCCGCGCCGCCCCGGCCTGGCGGTCCGGGTCGGGGCGTTACTGGCCGCGTCCGCCGGTCACGCCGTGCTGGCCAAGTACCTGTACGCCCAGGCCGGAACCCTCCCGCCCGGCCTTGTCGACGCCGACCCGGAAGCGTTCCGCTCAGCCGCCCAACTCATGTACTACGGCGGCGACCTGACCGAGCTCCTCCTGGCAGTAGCCCTCTTCACCACCTGGTACCAATCCCGCCGCCCCCGCCGCCGCCCCCGCCCCCGCCCCCGCCCCAAGGTGGTGATCAAGAGGTTTGCGTCACCGGAGGACGGATCCCTGACGCAAACCTCTTGA
- a CDS encoding CaiB/BaiF CoA transferase family protein, with protein sequence MASPGGSPAAEQPDAVTHAGSGRPARGGPLAGLRVVELASLAPAPFGCMVLADLGADVVRVDRPGAPGAGRLAAPTSGPLQRGRRVTALDLKSPTGVVDLLRLVERADVLVEAYRPGVAERLGFGPQVCQARNPRLVYARMTGWGQDGPLAARAGHDIDYIAVAGALEPLGRAGERPYPPMNLLGDFGGGGMLLAVGVLAALLERERSGTGQVVDAAMVDGSALLTSFLHGLLGTGLWAAPRGRNMFDGGAPFYDTYATADGGFMAVGAMEPAFYAVLLTGLGLADDPDLPAQYDPSGWDELRRRFTERFAERTRDEWTAVFADLDACVAPVLAPGEAHGHPHNAARGTFVEVGGEIQPAPAPRFDRTPTARPTPAPDPTQDLRPVEDILTGWPHRP encoded by the coding sequence ATGGCGTCCCCGGGAGGTTCACCCGCGGCAGAGCAGCCGGACGCGGTGACGCACGCCGGGTCGGGCAGACCGGCGCGCGGCGGGCCGCTCGCCGGTCTGCGGGTGGTCGAGCTGGCCAGCCTCGCCCCGGCGCCGTTCGGCTGCATGGTGCTCGCCGACCTCGGCGCGGACGTGGTGCGGGTGGACCGACCGGGCGCCCCGGGCGCGGGCCGGTTGGCCGCACCGACCAGCGGGCCGTTGCAGCGCGGACGGCGGGTCACCGCCCTGGACCTGAAGTCCCCAACCGGGGTGGTGGACCTGCTGCGCCTCGTCGAACGCGCGGACGTGCTGGTCGAGGCGTACCGGCCGGGGGTGGCCGAGCGGCTCGGCTTCGGGCCGCAGGTGTGCCAGGCCCGCAACCCCCGTCTGGTGTACGCGCGGATGACCGGCTGGGGTCAGGACGGCCCGTTGGCCGCCCGAGCGGGGCACGACATCGACTACATCGCGGTGGCCGGGGCGTTGGAGCCGTTGGGACGGGCCGGCGAACGCCCGTACCCGCCGATGAACCTGCTCGGCGACTTCGGCGGCGGTGGCATGCTGCTCGCCGTCGGTGTGCTGGCCGCGCTGCTGGAGCGGGAGCGCTCCGGCACCGGCCAGGTGGTCGACGCGGCGATGGTGGACGGGTCGGCGCTGCTCACCTCGTTCCTGCACGGGCTCCTCGGCACCGGCCTGTGGGCCGCCCCGCGTGGGCGCAACATGTTCGACGGCGGAGCGCCGTTCTACGACACGTACGCCACCGCCGACGGCGGGTTCATGGCCGTCGGCGCGATGGAACCGGCCTTCTACGCCGTCCTGCTCACCGGTCTCGGCCTGGCCGACGACCCGGACCTGCCCGCCCAGTACGACCCGAGCGGCTGGGACGAGCTGCGTCGCCGGTTCACCGAGCGGTTCGCCGAGCGCACCCGGGACGAGTGGACGGCGGTCTTCGCCGACCTGGACGCCTGCGTCGCGCCGGTGCTCGCCCCGGGCGAGGCGCACGGGCACCCGCACAACGCTGCCCGGGGCACGTTCGTCGAGGTGGGCGGTGAGATCCAGCCGGCCCCGGCACCCCGCTTCGACCGCACCCCGACCGCGCGGCCCACCCCGGCACCAGACCCGACACAGGACCTCCGACCGGTCGAGGACATCCTCACCGGCTGGCCGCACCGCCCCTGA
- a CDS encoding 3-hydroxyacyl-CoA dehydrogenase NAD-binding domain-containing protein, giving the protein MTNTIRYDRGADGIVTLTLDDPTQSANTMNRAYVASMSAALDRLEAEPDLVGVIVTSAKSTFFAGGDLPEMIRATREDAPALADLLGTIKRDLRRLETLGRPVVAAINGSALGGGLEIALACHHRIALDAPDSRLGLPEVTLGLLPGAGGVTRTVRMLGLAGALTTVLLTGRRMRPADARSAGLVDEVVATPAELLEHARTWVAANPHPAQPWDRPDYRMPGGTPASRSLAAQLPAFPATLRKQLKGARLPAPEAILAAAVEGAQVDLETALTVETRHLIGLLTGQVAKNMIGAFFFDLKAVNGGAARPAGVDAPPVRRVAVLGAGMMGAGIAYACASAGLDVVVKDVTPEAAGRAREHAQRLSARAVRKGRTTEADARVVLDRITTTDSVDALAGCDAVIEAVFEDPALKQQVFAEVLPVLAPDALLASNTSTLPITGLAAGVDRPADFIGMHFFSPVDRMPLLEIVVGEQTGDVALARAFDLGRRIGKTPIVVNDGRGFFTSRVIGRFIDEAVGMVAEGVPAASVEQAALQAGYPTGPLALADEVSLTLIQRIRRQFEAASEEFRPLPAHRLVDELVDAYDRSGRAAGRGFYSYDDGTRSRLWPGLADLTTEAGRAVPFTDLQERMLFAEALDALRCLDEGVLRTETDANIGSIFGIGFPAWTGGVIRYVRQYAGGPAGFAARATELADRYGDRFTPPADLVDRLAARPAEPAGAV; this is encoded by the coding sequence ATGACGAACACCATCCGGTACGACCGCGGCGCCGACGGCATCGTCACGCTCACCCTGGACGATCCCACTCAGTCCGCGAACACCATGAACCGGGCGTACGTCGCCTCGATGAGCGCTGCCCTCGACCGGCTGGAGGCCGAGCCCGATCTCGTCGGGGTCATCGTGACCAGCGCGAAGTCGACGTTCTTCGCCGGCGGCGACCTGCCCGAGATGATCCGGGCCACCCGCGAGGACGCGCCCGCCCTGGCCGACCTGCTCGGCACCATCAAACGGGACCTGCGCCGGCTGGAGACGCTGGGCCGGCCGGTGGTCGCCGCGATCAACGGCTCGGCGCTCGGCGGTGGCCTGGAGATCGCGCTCGCCTGCCACCACCGGATCGCGCTGGACGCGCCGGACAGTCGGCTCGGCCTGCCCGAGGTGACCCTGGGCCTGTTGCCCGGGGCGGGCGGCGTGACCCGGACGGTACGGATGCTCGGCCTGGCCGGCGCGCTGACCACCGTGCTGCTCACCGGTCGGCGGATGCGCCCGGCCGACGCCCGGTCCGCCGGGCTGGTCGACGAGGTGGTGGCCACGCCGGCGGAGCTGCTGGAACACGCCCGGACCTGGGTCGCGGCGAACCCGCACCCGGCACAGCCGTGGGACCGGCCGGACTACCGGATGCCGGGTGGCACCCCGGCCAGCCGGTCGCTGGCGGCACAGCTGCCCGCCTTCCCGGCGACGCTGCGCAAACAGCTCAAGGGTGCCCGGCTGCCCGCGCCGGAGGCGATCCTGGCCGCCGCCGTCGAGGGCGCGCAGGTCGACCTGGAGACCGCCCTGACCGTGGAGACCCGACACCTGATCGGCCTGCTCACCGGGCAGGTCGCCAAGAACATGATCGGTGCTTTCTTCTTCGACCTGAAGGCCGTCAACGGTGGCGCGGCCCGACCGGCCGGTGTGGATGCCCCGCCGGTGCGCCGGGTGGCGGTGCTCGGGGCCGGCATGATGGGCGCGGGCATCGCGTACGCCTGCGCCAGCGCCGGGCTGGACGTCGTGGTCAAGGACGTCACGCCGGAGGCGGCCGGCCGGGCCCGGGAGCACGCGCAGCGGTTGTCGGCCCGCGCGGTCCGCAAGGGCCGCACCACCGAGGCGGACGCCCGCGTCGTGCTGGACCGGATCACCACCACCGACTCGGTGGACGCCCTCGCTGGCTGCGACGCGGTCATCGAGGCGGTCTTCGAGGACCCGGCGCTGAAACAGCAGGTCTTCGCCGAGGTGCTGCCCGTGCTGGCACCCGACGCGTTGCTCGCCTCCAACACCTCCACCCTGCCGATCACCGGGCTGGCCGCAGGCGTCGACCGGCCGGCCGACTTCATCGGCATGCACTTCTTCTCCCCGGTGGACCGGATGCCGTTGCTGGAGATCGTGGTGGGCGAGCAGACCGGGGACGTGGCGCTGGCTCGGGCGTTCGACCTGGGCCGACGGATCGGCAAGACCCCGATCGTGGTCAACGACGGCCGGGGTTTCTTCACCAGCCGGGTGATCGGCCGGTTCATCGACGAGGCGGTCGGCATGGTCGCCGAGGGTGTTCCCGCCGCGTCGGTGGAGCAGGCCGCCCTCCAGGCCGGCTACCCGACCGGGCCGCTGGCGTTGGCCGACGAGGTCAGCCTGACGCTGATCCAGCGGATTCGCCGCCAGTTCGAGGCGGCCAGCGAGGAGTTCCGGCCGCTGCCGGCGCACCGCCTCGTCGACGAACTGGTCGACGCGTACGACCGGTCGGGGCGCGCCGCCGGACGCGGCTTCTACTCCTACGACGACGGCACCCGGAGTCGGCTGTGGCCCGGTCTGGCGGACCTGACCACCGAGGCGGGTCGGGCGGTGCCGTTCACCGACCTTCAGGAGCGGATGCTCTTCGCCGAGGCGCTCGACGCGCTGCGCTGCCTCGACGAGGGGGTCCTGCGCACCGAGACCGACGCCAACATCGGCTCGATCTTCGGCATCGGCTTCCCCGCGTGGACGGGAGGGGTGATCCGCTACGTCCGCCAGTACGCGGGCGGTCCGGCCGGCTTCGCGGCCCGTGCCACCGAGTTGGCCGACCGGTACGGCGACCGGTTCACACCCCCCGCCGACCTGGTCGACCGGCTCGCCGCCCGCCCCGCCGAACCCGCCGGAGCCGTGTGA
- a CDS encoding acetyl-CoA C-acetyltransferase: MPSEAYVYDAVRTPRGRGRDTGALHGVKPISLVVGLIDALRERNPGVDVGRLEDLLLGIVTPVGEQGGDLARAAALLAGLPDQVGGVQLNRFCASGLEAVNSAAARIRSGWEHLLLAGGVESMSRVPMGSDGAAWATDPQTALATSFVPQGVSADLIATLEGFTRDDVDGYALRSQERAAKAMAGGYFARSVVPVRDGNGLDILTVDEHPRPETTREALARLTPSFATMGAAAGFDAVALQKFHWLEAIDHVHHAGNSSGIVDGAALVLIGSGEVGRDLGLTPRARIVGAAVSGADPTLMLTGPIPATRKALAVAGLTVDDIDLFEINEAFAAVVLKYVRDLGLDPDRVNVNGGAIALGHPLGATGAMLLGTALDELERRDLRRAVVTLCIGGGMGVATVLERC, translated from the coding sequence GTGCCCTCTGAGGCGTACGTCTATGACGCGGTGCGCACCCCGCGCGGACGCGGCCGGGACACCGGCGCGTTGCACGGGGTCAAGCCGATCTCCCTGGTGGTGGGCCTGATCGACGCGTTGCGTGAACGCAACCCCGGCGTGGACGTCGGCCGGTTGGAGGATCTGCTGCTCGGCATCGTGACCCCGGTTGGCGAGCAGGGCGGCGACCTGGCGCGGGCCGCCGCGCTGCTGGCCGGGCTGCCGGACCAGGTGGGCGGGGTGCAGCTCAACCGGTTCTGCGCCTCCGGGTTGGAGGCGGTCAACTCCGCCGCCGCGCGGATCCGCTCGGGCTGGGAGCATCTGTTGCTCGCGGGCGGGGTCGAGTCGATGTCCCGGGTGCCGATGGGCTCCGACGGTGCGGCGTGGGCCACCGATCCGCAGACCGCGCTGGCCACGTCGTTCGTGCCGCAGGGGGTCAGCGCCGACCTGATCGCCACCCTGGAGGGCTTCACCCGCGACGATGTGGACGGCTACGCCCTGCGGTCGCAGGAGCGGGCCGCCAAGGCGATGGCCGGCGGGTACTTCGCCCGCTCGGTGGTGCCGGTACGCGACGGCAACGGGTTGGACATCCTCACGGTCGACGAGCACCCGCGTCCCGAGACCACCCGGGAGGCGCTGGCCAGGCTGACCCCGTCCTTCGCCACGATGGGCGCGGCGGCCGGCTTCGACGCGGTCGCGTTGCAGAAGTTCCACTGGTTGGAGGCGATCGACCACGTCCACCACGCGGGCAACTCGTCCGGCATCGTGGACGGTGCCGCGCTGGTGCTGATCGGCTCGGGCGAGGTCGGTCGGGACCTCGGCCTCACCCCGCGCGCCCGGATCGTCGGCGCGGCGGTCAGCGGGGCCGACCCGACGCTGATGTTGACCGGCCCGATCCCGGCGACCCGTAAGGCGCTCGCCGTCGCCGGGCTGACAGTCGACGACATCGACCTGTTCGAGATCAACGAGGCGTTCGCGGCGGTCGTGCTGAAGTACGTGCGGGACCTGGGCCTCGACCCGGACCGGGTGAACGTCAACGGCGGCGCGATCGCCCTCGGCCATCCGCTCGGCGCGACCGGAGCGATGCTGCTCGGTACGGCGTTGGACGAGTTGGAGCGCCGCGACCTGCGCCGCGCCGTGGTGACCCTCTGCATCGGCGGCGGCATGGGCGTCGCCACCGTTCTCGAGCGCTGCTGA
- a CDS encoding acyl-CoA dehydrogenase family protein yields MPTPPPHGSPSPWREPEHDDLADLARTFFTNEVLPHAERLRAQGHPDREHYRRAGELGLLGLSVPEEYGGGGGGFTHEAVLLHEQAYAGEGSLGLAVHSGIVTGYLVAYGSAEQKRRWLPGLCSGELVGAIAMTEPDGGSDLQAMRTRAVRDGDDYLVSGAKTFITNGGLADLVIVAVKTDPEQRASGVSLLVCEVGGDPEGFRRGRLLSKIGLHANDTAELFFDEFRVPAANLLGGVEGLGFIQLMQQLPQERLVIGVGAVAVMERAVALTVAYAKERTAFGKTLMGHQNTRMVLAECATRARVSRVFLDDCIVRHTRGELDVSTAAMAKSWLTDGQCEVVDRCLQLFGGYGYTTEYPIARMYADARVQKIYGGTNEIMKELIARAL; encoded by the coding sequence ATGCCGACTCCCCCGCCCCACGGCTCCCCCTCACCCTGGCGCGAACCCGAGCATGACGACCTGGCCGACCTGGCCCGCACCTTCTTCACCAACGAGGTGTTGCCGCACGCCGAACGCCTGCGGGCGCAGGGCCACCCGGACCGCGAGCACTACCGGCGCGCCGGCGAGCTGGGGCTGCTCGGCCTGTCGGTCCCGGAGGAGTACGGCGGTGGGGGCGGAGGGTTCACCCACGAGGCGGTGCTGCTGCACGAGCAGGCGTACGCCGGGGAGGGCAGCCTCGGCCTGGCCGTCCACAGTGGCATCGTCACCGGCTACCTGGTGGCGTACGGCAGCGCGGAGCAGAAGCGGCGCTGGCTGCCCGGCCTGTGCAGCGGTGAGCTGGTCGGCGCGATCGCGATGACCGAGCCGGACGGGGGTTCCGATCTGCAGGCGATGCGGACCCGGGCGGTCCGGGACGGCGACGACTACCTGGTCAGCGGCGCGAAGACGTTCATCACCAACGGCGGCCTGGCCGACCTGGTCATCGTGGCCGTGAAGACGGACCCGGAGCAGCGGGCGTCCGGTGTGTCGCTGCTGGTGTGCGAGGTGGGTGGCGACCCGGAGGGTTTCCGTCGGGGGCGGTTGCTGTCCAAGATCGGGCTGCACGCCAATGACACGGCGGAGTTGTTCTTCGACGAGTTCCGGGTGCCGGCGGCCAACCTGCTCGGCGGCGTCGAGGGGTTGGGCTTCATCCAGCTCATGCAGCAACTCCCGCAGGAGCGGCTGGTCATCGGCGTCGGCGCGGTCGCGGTCATGGAACGGGCGGTGGCGCTGACCGTCGCGTACGCCAAGGAGCGCACCGCCTTCGGCAAGACCCTGATGGGTCACCAGAACACCCGGATGGTGCTCGCGGAGTGCGCCACCCGGGCCCGGGTCAGCCGGGTGTTCCTGGACGACTGCATCGTCCGGCACACCCGCGGCGAGTTGGACGTGTCGACAGCGGCGATGGCGAAGTCGTGGCTCACCGACGGGCAGTGCGAGGTCGTCGACCGGTGTCTTCAGCTCTTCGGCGGTTACGGCTACACCACGGAGTACCCGATCGCCCGGATGTACGCCGACGCCCGGGTCCAGAAGATCTACGGCGGCACCAACGAGATCATGAAGGAGTTGATCGCCCGTGCCCTCTGA